Proteins encoded by one window of Bacillus sp. DTU_2020_1000418_1_SI_GHA_SEK_038:
- a CDS encoding DMT family transporter — translation MKPRQHGLLMIISGAALWGISGPMIQWLFQHTELSSLEFLVVRLLAAGIIILGALVLAKKDIFGIWRHPRYWLQLIIFGTLGMLGAQYAFIEAVYISNAVTATLFQFLGPVLITIYVAAQLRKLPSIMQLLAIFGALIGVFFLVTNGSMENVVLSRAAIIMGLLTAIGFAFYTLQPKALITDWGTLVIIGWGMLIGGIVLYLFSPQFSFRKFGEALTVSTTVMLILIIIVGTLSFLLYIGSLKYLSATESSLLSSIEPLVAAIVSIIWLKESFGAFQLMGGLFIVAAVVLLSLPEKQVKEGVAMERAS, via the coding sequence ATGAAACCACGACAGCATGGCCTGCTGATGATTATCAGCGGAGCTGCTTTATGGGGAATTTCCGGACCTATGATTCAATGGCTATTCCAACATACAGAATTATCATCTCTCGAATTTTTAGTTGTACGTCTCCTTGCAGCAGGAATTATTATTTTAGGGGCATTAGTTTTAGCTAAGAAAGATATTTTCGGGATTTGGAGACATCCCCGTTATTGGTTGCAGCTAATTATATTTGGTACCCTTGGCATGCTTGGCGCCCAATATGCATTTATCGAGGCAGTTTATATAAGCAACGCGGTTACCGCAACACTATTTCAATTTCTCGGGCCGGTTCTTATTACCATTTATGTCGCCGCACAGTTAAGAAAACTGCCATCAATTATGCAATTACTAGCTATATTTGGTGCTTTAATTGGTGTTTTCTTTCTAGTTACAAACGGTTCGATGGAGAATGTTGTCCTATCTAGAGCAGCAATAATTATGGGCCTCTTAACGGCAATTGGCTTTGCTTTTTATACGCTGCAGCCAAAAGCTTTAATCACTGACTGGGGGACTCTAGTTATTATTGGCTGGGGCATGCTTATTGGAGGAATTGTATTATATCTATTTAGTCCGCAGTTTAGCTTTCGGAAATTTGGGGAAGCCTTAACAGTTTCAACAACAGTAATGCTCATTCTAATCATTATTGTTGGTACTCTTTCCTTTCTTCTATATATCGGGAGCTTAAAATATCTATCTGCAACAGAATCCAGTTTGCTTTCAAGTATTGAGCCTCTCGTTGCCGCCATTGTTTCAATTATTTGGTTAAAGGAGTCATTTGGGGCTTTTCAATTAATGGGGGGCTTATTTATAGTCGCAGCAGTCGTACTCCTTTCACTACCGGAGAAGCAGGTAAAGGAAGGAGTGGCAATGGAGCGTGCATCCTAA
- a CDS encoding type II toxin-antitoxin system Phd/YefM family antitoxin — protein MVINSTELQNNFGKYLMLAAKEDIIITRNGTPIAKLTSTDSKNETTVMTVQEKLNEYSFDGKKASFEEFLNLTKESEERYEYIDGEIFLLASPKTVHQVTLTELFVIFYNWFKGKKCTPLVAPYDIELKRSPDNKSIVQPDMMVICDLEEKLDDNDYYKGVPDLVVEILSESTRRKDMIKKLDLYMSCGVKEYWIVNPLNNEISIYLFEDKNISNNMTFKQNEAAHSYVFSGLSVELNSIFPNK, from the coding sequence ATGGTTATAAATTCAACTGAGCTACAAAATAATTTTGGAAAGTATTTGATGCTTGCTGCGAAAGAGGACATTATTATTACCCGTAATGGTACCCCCATCGCCAAGCTTACTTCAACGGATTCCAAGAATGAAACAACTGTTATGACAGTACAGGAAAAGCTAAATGAATATAGTTTTGATGGCAAAAAGGCAAGCTTTGAGGAATTTTTGAACCTGACAAAAGAGAGTGAAGAACGATACGAATATATTGATGGTGAAATCTTTTTACTTGCTTCACCAAAAACGGTTCACCAGGTTACGTTAACTGAGCTATTTGTAATTTTTTATAACTGGTTTAAAGGAAAAAAGTGTACTCCACTTGTTGCTCCATATGATATTGAACTCAAACGAAGTCCTGATAATAAAAGCATTGTTCAGCCTGATATGATGGTTATTTGTGACCTTGAGGAGAAGCTTGATGACAATGATTATTATAAAGGAGTTCCTGATCTTGTTGTCGAGATTTTATCGGAAAGTACAAGAAGAAAAGACATGATAAAAAAGCTTGATCTCTATATGTCATGCGGGGTAAAGGAATATTGGATTGTAAATCCTTTAAACAATGAGATTTCGATTTACTTATTTGAAGACAAAAATATAAGTAATAACATGACATTTAAACAAAATGAAGCTGCACACTCATATGTTTTTTCCGGATTATCTGTTGAACTCAATAGTATTTTCCCCAATAAATAA
- a CDS encoding NRDE family protein has protein sequence MCLILFAYKVHPEYRLVVAANRDEFYARPTAPAHYWDDHPNILAGRDLEKMGTWMGVTTSGRFAALTNYRNPKEVTVGKRSRGELVAGFLQGKDTPFEYMKKSAANANMYPGYNLIAGDNENLFYYSNIENEIKKLPPGVYGVSNHLLNTDWPKVKRGKEGLAELIGGKNEDLSADLFKLLQHADPAPDEFLPNTGVSIELERMLSPLFIQSEGYGTRSSTVLFMNDEKIDFNERVYSLDSVSSNRFTIKIS, from the coding sequence ATGTGTTTGATTCTATTTGCTTATAAAGTCCACCCTGAATATAGGCTTGTTGTTGCTGCAAACCGCGATGAATTTTATGCACGGCCAACAGCACCAGCACATTATTGGGATGACCATCCTAATATATTGGCTGGCAGAGATTTAGAAAAGATGGGCACCTGGATGGGGGTTACAACTTCCGGCAGATTTGCGGCATTAACGAATTATCGGAATCCGAAGGAAGTAACTGTAGGGAAGCGGTCTCGAGGAGAGCTTGTAGCTGGATTTTTACAGGGAAAAGATACTCCATTTGAATACATGAAAAAGTCCGCGGCGAACGCCAATATGTATCCTGGCTATAATTTAATAGCAGGCGATAATGAAAATTTATTCTATTACTCAAATATCGAAAATGAAATCAAAAAGCTTCCCCCAGGGGTTTATGGGGTTAGTAATCATTTATTAAACACAGATTGGCCAAAGGTGAAAAGGGGGAAGGAAGGGTTAGCTGAATTAATTGGTGGAAAAAACGAGGATCTTTCAGCTGATCTATTTAAGCTTCTACAACATGCAGACCCCGCTCCAGATGAATTCCTTCCTAACACAGGGGTTTCTATTGAATTGGAAAGAATGCTTTCTCCATTATTTATCCAAAGTGAAGGATATGGGACAAGAAGCTCGACTGTATTATTCATGAATGATGAGAAAATAGATTTTAATGAGCGAGTATATTCACTAGACTCTGTCAGCAGTAATAGATTTACAATAAAAATTTCTTAG
- a CDS encoding diaminopimelate dehydrogenase, whose product MSSQIKVGIVGYGNLGRGVLAAIEQCPDMELVSIFTRRSPESISVNDVKVLHISEAESYKDKIDVMILCGGSATDLPEQGPQFAQWFNTVDSYDTHAKIPEYFDSVDQAAKESGKTSIISVGWDPGLFSINRLMAEAILPAGENYTFWGKGVSQGHSDAVRRVEGVKGAVQYTVPIQEAVEKVRSGENPQLSTAEKHLRVCYVVAEEGYDQAKIEETIKTMPNYFADYITEVHFITEEELQANHSKLPHGGFVIRGGQTGENNKQIIEFSLNLESNPEFTSSVLVAYARAAYRLNNEGQAGAKSVFEVAPVYLSPKTAEELRRDLL is encoded by the coding sequence ATGAGCAGTCAAATTAAAGTAGGAATTGTCGGATATGGGAATCTTGGACGCGGCGTATTAGCGGCTATCGAACAATGCCCGGACATGGAATTGGTTAGTATTTTTACAAGAAGATCACCTGAAAGTATTTCTGTTAATGATGTAAAGGTATTACATATCTCCGAAGCTGAAAGTTACAAGGATAAAATTGATGTGATGATTTTATGCGGTGGTTCGGCAACTGATCTGCCTGAACAAGGCCCGCAGTTTGCACAATGGTTTAATACGGTTGATAGCTATGACACTCACGCGAAAATCCCAGAATACTTCGATTCAGTTGATCAGGCTGCAAAAGAAAGCGGGAAAACAAGTATTATCTCTGTTGGATGGGATCCTGGTCTGTTCTCTATTAATCGTTTAATGGCCGAAGCGATTTTACCAGCCGGTGAAAATTACACGTTCTGGGGGAAAGGTGTCAGCCAAGGGCATTCGGATGCTGTCCGCAGAGTTGAAGGTGTAAAAGGAGCTGTCCAATACACCGTTCCAATCCAAGAGGCTGTTGAAAAAGTAAGAAGCGGGGAAAATCCGCAGCTTTCCACTGCTGAAAAGCACTTGAGAGTTTGCTATGTAGTTGCTGAAGAAGGCTATGACCAAGCGAAAATAGAAGAAACGATTAAAACCATGCCGAATTATTTTGCAGATTATATTACAGAGGTACATTTTATTACTGAAGAAGAACTGCAGGCAAACCACTCCAAGCTTCCACATGGGGGATTCGTAATCCGTGGCGGACAGACAGGGGAAAATAACAAACAAATCATTGAATTCTCACTGAATCTAGAAAGCAATCCGGAATTCACTTCAAGCGTGTTAGTTGCATATGCACGTGCTGCTTACCGTTTAAATAATGAAGGCCAAGCTGGGGCAAAATCTGTTTTTGAAGTAGCGCCAGTTTACCTGTCCCCAAAAACTGCAGAAGAATTAAGAAGAGATTTACTATAG
- a CDS encoding PstS family phosphate ABC transporter substrate-binding protein, whose amino-acid sequence MARRLGILFLYFGIIPFGLSFLPLALLGIGIQNIMISSLIPLIIGGAIFGMIAVKKLNQQDKLKEPLLLYFMPLLYTGVLWAIFMIISHGFYGADIWFYFGISHIAFAPIFLIGSFMGVGSLLIWAPLAYEISFLIAFMLTLLLRKERPIFKRKQWITILAVLIISFGTGATIQMHRSKTVLPSYGFNYGGGYSSTDLTPYSVSNPNHKLPKLNEESTFVIRDRNQMPILDGAEAAYPVYSAFANATYKNIDKLNYAEDIVTFTNTIYAYERMLSGEIDIYFGAEPSKSQLEMAKRAGKELVMTPIGKEAFVFFVNPDNEVQSLSVSEIQGIYSGKITNWSNLNGRNERIIAFQRPENSGSQTLLEKIMGDTPIMKPLKEEVPRGMGGIMEQVADYRNYKNAIGFSFRFFATGMNPNPDIKLIAIDGIEPNPENISSSKYPFTASLYAITLKDNPKPTIDPFLEWMKGPQGQEIVEQIGYIKLPEN is encoded by the coding sequence TTGGCTAGAAGGCTAGGGATATTGTTTTTATATTTCGGTATTATTCCTTTTGGACTGTCATTTTTACCGCTTGCACTATTGGGTATCGGAATCCAAAATATCATGATTTCTTCCCTAATACCTCTAATAATTGGCGGTGCAATCTTTGGTATGATCGCGGTAAAGAAGCTAAATCAGCAGGATAAATTAAAGGAACCCTTGTTGCTCTATTTTATGCCGCTCCTTTATACTGGGGTTCTATGGGCAATATTTATGATCATTAGTCATGGGTTTTACGGTGCTGATATATGGTTTTATTTTGGTATTTCTCATATTGCATTTGCCCCGATATTTTTAATAGGGTCATTTATGGGAGTCGGAAGTCTATTAATTTGGGCGCCTTTAGCATATGAAATTTCATTTTTAATTGCCTTTATGCTTACTTTGCTGCTTAGAAAAGAACGCCCAATTTTTAAAAGAAAGCAGTGGATAACGATTCTTGCGGTCCTCATCATTTCCTTTGGCACAGGTGCCACAATTCAGATGCATCGAAGTAAGACGGTATTGCCATCGTATGGGTTTAACTATGGAGGAGGCTACTCTAGTACAGATTTAACTCCCTATTCTGTAAGTAATCCTAATCACAAACTTCCTAAGCTTAACGAAGAATCAACATTTGTGATACGTGATCGTAATCAAATGCCCATATTAGATGGGGCTGAAGCGGCTTATCCAGTTTATTCTGCTTTTGCTAATGCGACCTATAAAAATATTGACAAGCTTAACTATGCTGAAGATATTGTCACCTTTACAAACACAATTTATGCCTATGAAAGAATGCTATCAGGTGAAATCGACATCTATTTTGGTGCAGAGCCATCGAAATCTCAGCTAGAAATGGCGAAGAGGGCAGGAAAAGAGCTTGTGATGACCCCAATTGGAAAGGAAGCATTTGTGTTCTTCGTAAATCCAGATAATGAGGTTCAGAGCTTAAGTGTTTCTGAGATTCAAGGAATCTATTCTGGGAAAATAACGAATTGGTCTAATTTGAATGGACGCAATGAAAGGATAATTGCCTTTCAGCGCCCCGAAAACTCAGGAAGTCAAACATTATTAGAGAAAATTATGGGGGATACCCCGATTATGAAGCCGTTAAAAGAGGAGGTTCCACGTGGAATGGGCGGGATCATGGAACAGGTTGCAGACTATCGAAATTATAAAAATGCGATTGGCTTCTCATTCCGCTTTTTCGCTACTGGCATGAATCCCAATCCTGATATTAAGCTGATTGCCATAGATGGCATAGAACCAAACCCAGAAAATATATCTAGCAGCAAATATCCCTTTACTGCATCCCTCTATGCGATCACATTAAAGGATAATCCGAAGCCAACAATAGATCCCTTTTTAGAATGGATGAAGGGGCCACAAGGGCAGGAAATCGTTGAACAAATTGGGTATATTAAACTTCCGGAAAATTGA
- a CDS encoding PucR family transcriptional regulator, which yields MNQPLDKILTLTDIDEITDLISSYLKKPIVIENEQFSLLAYSSFYIEQFDKANQQTIFSKRWPISILEKFMDEGIVEQLKTETKPFRVKEIKDIGLNQRVVVSTKHNNKILGFIWIQEINNLLTENELQFLSDVSLHIGKLLYQKVQKKLKKDEEKELFFKKIIHDSYQSENQVKWEAANKNIIIPNSSAIVVLTISQNDEDIFVELTETVRLFANALKNPTHLFCDGLKIIVVMGSNSESPEQLSESTKELTNTVLSQFKNQPIYAGIGRPYNSILKINQSYKEALEVINTAKFIGSSQQIFEYKKLGVFHYLETISRQNDQMNYRNEELLILQRKDQESQTDLVNTLEVYLYNNCRLKQTSDQLFIHINTLKYRIKQITDLTGLDLDDFNLKCQLYIDLQLMKKGQ from the coding sequence ATGAATCAGCCATTGGATAAAATATTGACATTAACGGATATTGATGAGATTACGGATTTAATTAGTTCCTATTTGAAAAAGCCGATTGTGATAGAGAATGAGCAATTTTCTTTACTAGCCTACAGCTCTTTTTATATCGAACAATTTGATAAGGCCAATCAGCAAACGATCTTTTCCAAACGCTGGCCCATTTCGATTCTGGAAAAATTCATGGATGAAGGAATAGTAGAACAGCTGAAAACGGAAACTAAACCATTTCGTGTCAAGGAAATTAAAGATATCGGCCTAAATCAGCGTGTTGTTGTTAGCACGAAACATAATAATAAAATACTCGGATTTATTTGGATTCAGGAAATTAATAACCTTCTAACTGAGAATGAACTCCAATTTTTATCGGATGTGTCTTTACATATTGGTAAGCTCCTTTACCAGAAAGTGCAGAAAAAGCTGAAGAAGGATGAAGAAAAAGAGCTGTTTTTCAAAAAAATCATACATGATTCTTACCAATCGGAAAATCAGGTAAAATGGGAGGCAGCAAATAAGAATATTATTATTCCAAATTCCTCTGCTATTGTTGTCTTAACAATCTCTCAAAATGATGAGGATATTTTTGTTGAGCTGACAGAGACTGTTCGGTTGTTTGCCAACGCCCTTAAAAACCCTACCCATCTTTTTTGTGATGGGCTAAAGATTATTGTCGTAATGGGCAGCAACTCGGAAAGTCCTGAACAATTGTCTGAGAGCACTAAAGAATTGACTAATACGGTATTAAGTCAATTTAAAAATCAGCCTATTTATGCGGGGATCGGTCGTCCTTATAATTCCATTCTTAAAATAAACCAAAGCTATAAAGAAGCACTCGAGGTAATCAATACAGCAAAATTCATTGGCTCCTCTCAGCAAATCTTCGAATATAAAAAGCTTGGGGTTTTTCATTATCTTGAAACCATCTCAAGACAAAACGATCAGATGAATTATAGAAACGAAGAACTGCTGATCCTTCAAAGAAAAGATCAGGAAAGCCAAACTGATTTAGTCAACACGTTAGAAGTGTATTTATATAATAATTGCCGGCTCAAGCAAACTTCCGACCAGCTTTTCATCCATATTAATACGCTGAAATATAGAATTAAGCAAATTACTGATTTAACGGGACTGGATCTGGATGATTTTAATTTAAAATGCCAGCTCTATATAGATTTGCAGCTTATGAAAAAAGGGCAATAA
- the pruA gene encoding L-glutamate gamma-semialdehyde dehydrogenase, with the protein MIPYKHEPFTDFSVEENKQAYLEAIKLVEGYLGQDYPLAIGNEKITTDSKIVSYNPANKQEVIGSVSKASKDLAEKAMQAAVTAFESWKKVKPEVRADVLFKAAAIIRRRKHEFSALLTKEAGKPWNEADADTAEAIDFLEYYARQMLRIKDGVPVESRPGEYNRYDYIPLGVGIIISPWNFPFAIMAGTTVAAIVTGNTVLLKPASTTPIVAAKFVEVMEEAGLPAGVLNFVPGSGAEVGDYLVDHPKTRFISFTGSRDVGLRIFERASKINEGQIWMKRLIAEMGGKDTIVVDKEADLELAAQSIVKSAFGFSGQKCSACSRAVIVEDVYDQVLNRAVELTNQLTQGDPVDPSNYMATVIDQSAYNKIMSYIEIGKLEGKLMTGGEGDDSKGYFIKPTIFADLSPDARIMKEEIFGPVVGFTKAKDFDEAIEIANNTEYGLTGAVITNNRENMEKAREDFHVGNLYFNRGCTGAIVGYQPFGGFNMSGTDSKAGGPDYLLLHMQAKTTSEMF; encoded by the coding sequence ATGATTCCATATAAACACGAACCGTTTACTGATTTTTCAGTTGAAGAAAATAAACAAGCTTACTTAGAAGCTATAAAACTTGTAGAAGGCTACCTTGGCCAGGATTACCCTCTTGCAATCGGCAATGAAAAAATTACAACCGATAGCAAAATTGTTTCCTATAACCCAGCTAATAAGCAGGAAGTAATCGGAAGTGTTTCGAAAGCAAGCAAAGACCTTGCTGAAAAAGCAATGCAGGCAGCTGTTACTGCATTCGAATCTTGGAAAAAAGTAAAGCCTGAAGTGCGTGCAGACGTATTATTCAAAGCAGCTGCGATTATTCGCCGCCGCAAGCATGAATTCTCTGCCCTTCTGACAAAAGAAGCTGGTAAGCCATGGAATGAAGCTGACGCAGATACAGCTGAAGCAATCGATTTCCTAGAATACTATGCTCGTCAAATGCTGCGAATCAAAGACGGTGTTCCAGTCGAAAGCCGTCCAGGTGAATACAACCGCTATGATTATATTCCGCTAGGGGTAGGCATTATCATCTCACCATGGAACTTCCCGTTTGCAATCATGGCTGGAACAACAGTTGCAGCAATCGTAACTGGAAACACTGTTCTATTAAAACCTGCTTCCACTACACCAATTGTAGCTGCTAAGTTCGTAGAGGTAATGGAAGAAGCTGGACTTCCTGCAGGCGTGCTTAACTTTGTTCCTGGAAGCGGTGCTGAAGTCGGTGATTACTTAGTTGATCATCCGAAGACTCGCTTCATCTCCTTCACGGGCTCTCGTGATGTCGGTCTTCGCATTTTCGAACGTGCATCAAAAATTAACGAGGGTCAAATTTGGATGAAACGCCTAATTGCTGAAATGGGCGGTAAAGATACAATTGTTGTTGATAAAGAAGCTGACCTAGAATTAGCCGCACAATCGATCGTGAAATCAGCTTTCGGCTTCTCTGGCCAAAAATGTTCGGCATGTTCACGTGCAGTTATTGTTGAGGATGTCTATGATCAAGTATTAAATCGCGCAGTTGAATTAACGAACCAATTAACACAAGGCGATCCAGTTGATCCAAGTAATTACATGGCGACAGTTATTGATCAAAGTGCTTACAATAAAATCATGAGCTATATCGAAATTGGTAAGCTAGAAGGAAAGCTTATGACAGGCGGCGAAGGAGACGATTCAAAGGGCTACTTCATTAAACCAACTATATTTGCTGATCTTTCTCCAGATGCCCGCATTATGAAGGAAGAAATCTTCGGACCGGTAGTTGGGTTTACAAAAGCGAAGGACTTCGATGAGGCAATCGAAATTGCTAACAACACAGAGTACGGTTTAACTGGTGCGGTTATTACCAATAATCGTGAAAACATGGAAAAAGCACGTGAAGATTTCCATGTAGGAAACCTATACTTCAACCGAGGCTGCACAGGTGCCATCGTAGGCTACCAGCCATTTGGCGGATTTAATATGTCAGGAACAGACTCTAAAGCAGGCGGTCCTGATTATCTGCTTCTTCATATGCAAGCAAAAACAACATCCGAAATGTTTTAA
- a CDS encoding proline dehydrogenase encodes MEAITRDFFLFLSKNDLLNKIAQKRGGKFAQGKLIGGLDFPSSIEFIRKLNNQGLSVTVDHLGEFVNSVEIANERTEECIRTIEMISKEKLDSQVSLKMTSLGLDIDRELVMSNMTRILDTAEKHQIMVTIDMEDVPRCQATIDIFKELKEKYSCISTVLQAYLYRTEQDLKDLSEYQPFLRLVKGAYKESADVAYPEKKDVDENYKKLIKQSLLSGNYTAIASHDDQIIEYTKMIAREHNIPKDRFEFQMLYGMRNKTQLDLVKQGYKFRVYVPYGLDWYGYFMRRLAERPANIAFAFKGMVKN; translated from the coding sequence TTGGAAGCAATCACAAGGGACTTTTTCTTATTTCTTTCAAAGAACGATCTTCTTAATAAAATCGCTCAAAAAAGAGGAGGAAAGTTTGCACAAGGCAAACTGATTGGCGGGCTGGATTTTCCAAGCTCAATTGAGTTCATCAGAAAGTTAAATAATCAGGGCTTATCAGTAACAGTGGACCATTTAGGAGAATTCGTTAATTCAGTTGAGATCGCAAACGAGCGTACAGAAGAGTGTATTCGCACAATCGAAATGATCAGCAAGGAAAAGCTTGATTCGCAAGTTTCTCTGAAAATGACCTCATTAGGACTTGATATTGACCGTGAGTTAGTTATGTCGAATATGACCAGAATTCTTGATACAGCTGAAAAACATCAAATCATGGTGACGATTGATATGGAAGATGTTCCTCGCTGCCAGGCAACGATTGATATTTTCAAGGAGCTTAAAGAGAAATACTCCTGCATCAGCACGGTTCTTCAAGCTTATTTATACCGTACGGAGCAAGATTTAAAAGACCTCAGTGAATATCAGCCATTCTTACGTCTTGTTAAAGGGGCCTATAAAGAATCTGCCGATGTCGCCTATCCCGAGAAGAAAGATGTGGATGAAAATTATAAAAAACTGATTAAACAAAGCTTATTAAGCGGGAATTACACAGCAATCGCGTCACACGATGATCAAATCATCGAGTATACAAAAATGATTGCTAGAGAGCATAATATTCCGAAGGATCGTTTTGAATTCCAAATGCTTTACGGAATGAGGAACAAAACACAGCTAGATTTAGTGAAGCAAGGCTATAAATTCCGTGTCTATGTACCTTATGGTTTAGATTGGTACGGCTACTTTATGAGAAGATTAGCGGAAAGACCAGCCAATATTGCTTTTGCTTTCAAGGGTATGGTAAAGAACTAA
- a CDS encoding ABC transporter ATP-binding protein yields MLKVLSYLKPYRIAVAAALALTLTELAVELVQPLFMAKIIDDGILKSDLSVVIKWGSIMLVFSLISLAAGVLNSFYAAHTSQSFGFDIRRSLFEKVQSFSFANFNLFPASSLITRMTNDITQIQNTLFMSLRIMLRAPLMIVGGLVMAFFVNVKLALILLIVVPFLFIFLKWLMSIGGALFKTVQEKLDSVNGVMRETLTGIRLIKAFIRRNHEVKRFTQANEDLKDQTIKALRIMEITMPVLLIIMNISILGVLWFGSIQVNSGGVKVGEVVAIVNYATRITGAFSIFSFIIMAFSRARASSNRIVEVLDAKVDLSDQEDADSTFYIKEGKVEFKHVTFQYPDTESPALRNMTFTVNPGQTVAILGATGSGKTSLFQLIPRLYDVNDGEILIDGINVREMKMENLRRKIGFVPQEALLFTGTVKENIAWGKENASMDEIIEAAKDAQIYETIKSFPSMFQAKLGQKGVNLSGGQKQRLSIARALVRKPKILLLDDSTSALDRRTEAKLLEALKNYTCTTFIITQKISTAMEADRILLLEEGKLLAQGTHESLLKESQLYREIFRSQSREERRNYA; encoded by the coding sequence ATGTTAAAAGTATTATCCTATTTAAAACCATATCGGATAGCGGTAGCTGCTGCGCTCGCCTTAACACTGACAGAGCTTGCTGTCGAACTTGTCCAACCCCTGTTTATGGCTAAAATTATAGACGACGGCATTTTAAAAAGTGATCTTTCTGTTGTTATTAAATGGGGAAGCATCATGCTTGTATTTTCACTTATTTCATTAGCGGCAGGTGTTCTTAATTCCTTTTATGCAGCCCATACAAGTCAGAGCTTTGGATTTGATATTCGCAGAAGCCTATTTGAAAAGGTACAATCCTTTTCCTTCGCCAACTTTAATCTATTTCCAGCGTCATCTCTTATAACGAGGATGACGAATGATATTACCCAAATTCAAAATACGTTATTTATGAGTCTGAGAATCATGCTTCGGGCTCCATTGATGATTGTTGGCGGGCTTGTCATGGCATTTTTCGTCAATGTGAAGCTGGCACTTATTTTACTTATAGTTGTTCCTTTTTTATTTATTTTTCTAAAGTGGCTCATGAGCATTGGAGGTGCTCTATTCAAAACGGTCCAGGAAAAATTGGACTCAGTGAATGGTGTCATGCGAGAAACGCTAACAGGAATTAGACTAATTAAAGCTTTTATTAGAAGGAATCATGAAGTTAAACGTTTTACACAGGCTAATGAGGATTTAAAGGATCAGACGATTAAGGCATTGAGAATAATGGAAATCACGATGCCTGTCCTATTGATTATAATGAATATCTCGATTCTAGGTGTGCTCTGGTTTGGAAGCATCCAGGTGAATAGCGGTGGAGTTAAGGTAGGAGAAGTGGTTGCAATTGTCAATTATGCAACTAGAATTACTGGGGCCTTCTCGATCTTTTCCTTTATTATTATGGCCTTTTCTCGTGCTCGTGCATCTTCCAATCGGATTGTTGAAGTTCTAGATGCCAAGGTAGACCTTTCTGATCAAGAGGATGCCGATTCAACTTTCTATATAAAAGAAGGAAAGGTTGAATTTAAGCATGTAACCTTCCAATATCCAGATACAGAATCACCAGCCCTTAGAAATATGACTTTTACTGTTAATCCAGGACAAACGGTGGCGATCTTAGGGGCAACCGGTTCAGGAAAAACTTCTCTATTTCAGCTTATTCCAAGGCTTTATGACGTTAATGACGGGGAGATTTTAATCGATGGCATCAATGTCCGTGAGATGAAAATGGAAAATCTCCGCAGGAAAATTGGATTTGTGCCACAGGAGGCGCTGTTGTTTACCGGTACAGTAAAAGAAAATATAGCATGGGGAAAAGAAAATGCTTCAATGGACGAAATTATTGAAGCAGCAAAAGATGCGCAAATTTACGAGACGATAAAATCATTTCCTAGCATGTTTCAAGCTAAGCTTGGGCAAAAGGGAGTGAATCTTTCAGGAGGTCAGAAGCAAAGGCTTTCTATAGCGAGAGCCCTTGTCAGGAAGCCTAAAATTCTTCTGCTGGATGATAGTACAAGTGCTTTAGATAGGAGAACAGAGGCAAAATTGCTTGAAGCTTTAAAGAATTATACATGTACGACCTTTATCATCACACAAAAAATTAGTACAGCAATGGAGGCAGACCGGATTTTACTTTTAGAGGAAGGGAAGCTCCTAGCACAAGGAACCCATGAATCCCTGTTAAAAGAATCACAGCTATATCGAGAAATATTCCGATCTCAATCGAGAGAGGAGAGAAGAAATTATGCTTAA